In Dermacentor andersoni chromosome 4, qqDerAnde1_hic_scaffold, whole genome shotgun sequence, the following proteins share a genomic window:
- the LOC140217245 gene encoding uncharacterized protein produces MESSDQEEHTMYNCTVDTSVKNGYVVTVNVEGQKVSMQVDTGAAVTVVPESQDVDDCQKTLERVLGKLSEHNITLKLEKCKFFQDSVSYLGHMVSADGIYPTEEKVKAILHAPEPTNAYGQQVITEIRRFVSLTTRILAFNGHLTFNLACKSQGLIPRSLRLHRPVSTRFGLSVVSKAERHLLQARIMDCRDQVRRLRNDAFFSRRRLEDHCPEEMARIQLHANFQANLRARKDEQCHDRKFERLKQCRTARPPSALKNCVYNLSSYQPDGYEMAVLSLGLNFNTGPATDTKKVICAAERAVNLVDQSRRDEARTRVVNVLSKLHAQPTVDTLCKQERDAVKRLQENRDIVVLPADKGNATVLLDKSKYIEKMCLLLSDVHTYASVARDPTPKLQRDLQKLLADVFRMVPPQHKHLYYRLICHNGSAPAIYGLPKVHKPDVPLRPIVDFTRSPLHKLSSFLHRIISPLVGKRATHIRNTYDFIEKVKGTSVHPDEVLVSFDVVSLFTSVPIDMAVEVCVAAFDEDPTLPDRSPIDVPDLVCKITNCPSS; encoded by the exons ATGGAATCGTCAGACCAAGAAGAGCACACTATGTACAACTGCACAGTCGACACATCTGTGAAGAACGGTTATGTGGTGACTGTAAACGTGGAGGGCCAGAAAGTGTCAATGCAGGTGGACACGGGGGCCGCAGTGACAGTTGTGCCTGAAA GCCAGGACGTGGACGATTGCCAAAAAACGCTCGAGCGGGTGCTAGGCAAGCTTTCGGAGCATAACATAACGTTAAAGCTGGAAAAATGTaagtttttccaagattctgtcTCTTACCTTGGGCACATGGTGAGCGCCGATGGTATCTACCCGACAGAAGAGAAAGTGAAGGCAATCCTGCACGCTCCTGAGCCAACAAAT GCGTACGGCCAGCAAGTGATCACTGAAATTCGCCGGTTCGTCTCACTGACTACGCGCATTCTGGCATTCAACGGGCATCTGACGTTCAACCTTGCCTGCAAGTCCCAGGGTTTGATCCCGCGCTCGCTACGTCTTCACAGACCCGTGTCGACGAGATTTGGACTAAGCGTGGTTTCCAAGGCAGAACGGCATCTGTTGCAAGCGAGGATCATGGACTGCAGGGACCAAGTACGAAGACTTAGGAATGATGCTTTCTTTTCTCGGCGGCGTCTCGAGGATCACTGCCCAGAAGAGATGGCGCGCATACAATTGCATGCAAATTTTCAAGCCAATCTTCGCGCTCGGAAAGATGAGCAATGCCACGACAGGAAATTCGAAAGGCTGAAGCAGTGCCGCACAGCACGTCCACCAAGTGCCCTCAAAAACTGTGTGTACAACTTGTCCTCATACCAGCCTGACGGCTACGAAATGGCAGTTCTAAGTCTTGGTCTCAACTTCAACACGGGACCTGCAACGGACACGAAGAAAGTAATATGCGCCGCTGAGCGCGCTGTCAACTTGGTCGACCAATCCCGCCGTGACGAGGCTCGCACACGCGTTGTAAACGTATTGTCGAAGTTGCACGCCCAACCCACCGTGGACACCTTGTGCAAGCAAGAACGTGATGCCGTCAAGAGGTTGCAGGAGAACCGGGATATTGTCGTACTTCCCGCCGACAAGGGGAACGCTACTGTCCTTCTAGACAAGAGCAAATACATCGAAAAAATGTGCTTGCTATTGAGTGACGTTCACACGTACGCCAGCGTCGCAAGAGACCCGACACCCAAGCTTCAGAGGGATCTGCAGAAACTGCTCGCCGACGTCTTCCGTATGGTGCCGCCTCAGCACAAGCATTTGTACTACAGACTGATTTGCCACAATGGATCTGCCCCAGCAATATACGGCCTACCGAAAGTGCACAAGCCCGATGTTCCCCTGCGCCCCATTGTGGACTTCACACGTTCGCCGCTCCACAAGCTGTCAAGTTTTCTTCACAGAATCATTTCGCCACTCGTTGGAAAACGTGCCACGCACATACGCAACACGTACGACTTCATTGAAAAGGTTAAAGGGACAAGCGTCCACCCCGATGAAGTCTTAGTTTCTTTTGACGTGGTCTCACTGTTTACAAGCGTACCAATAGACATGGCCGTGGAAGTTTGCGtcgccgcctttgacgaagaccCGACGTTGCCTGACAGATCCCCCATCGATGTGCCTGACCTAG tatgcaagatcaccaactgcCCCAGCAGTTAA